The Thermoclostridium stercorarium subsp. stercorarium DSM 8532 genome contains a region encoding:
- a CDS encoding chemotaxis protein CheW gives MAANQKQYVVFRIDNDEYGADINKVTIIERMMTITRVPKTPPYIKGVINLRGEVLPVMDLRTRFGLPEKEADDSTRIVMVDIGNNISYGIIVDAVVEVLQVEDTAIESVTGFSGNINVDYISGVAKSGERLITLLNLERLISELIPA, from the coding sequence GTGGCAGCCAATCAAAAACAATACGTTGTTTTCAGAATAGACAATGATGAATACGGGGCTGATATAAATAAAGTTACGATAATAGAAAGAATGATGACAATTACGAGGGTTCCGAAAACCCCCCCGTATATAAAAGGGGTTATCAACCTTAGGGGTGAAGTTTTACCTGTAATGGATTTAAGAACGAGGTTCGGGCTTCCTGAAAAGGAGGCGGACGACAGTACCCGGATTGTTATGGTGGACATCGGCAACAACATAAGTTATGGTATTATAGTTGATGCCGTTGTTGAAGTGCTTCAGGTTGAAGATACTGCTATTGAAAGCGTTACAGGTTTTTCCGGCAACATTAATGTTGATTATATAAGCGGAGTCGCGAAAAGCGGTGAAAGGCTGATAACGCTTTTAAATCTCGAAAGACTGATATCCGAATTAATTCCGGCTTAA
- a CDS encoding chemotaxis protein CheC, whose translation MDEIFLNSFHLDILKEIGNIGAGNAATALAKMLDKKVNMEVPQIKIMGFSEVSEVVGGAETPVAGILLGIRGDISGYILFVLEEGAAKKLINMLMGKNPDEEVEYNEITLSALKEVGNILTGSYLSAISTLTGLSIKPDIPDIAIDMAGAILSVPAIEFAKTTDKVLYIETEFIEGMHRVIGDFFLVPDTDSYLKLLNSLGAIC comes from the coding sequence ATGGATGAGATTTTTCTGAATTCATTCCATCTGGATATTTTAAAAGAAATCGGAAATATAGGTGCAGGAAACGCTGCAACGGCTCTTGCCAAAATGCTTGATAAAAAAGTGAATATGGAAGTGCCCCAGATAAAAATCATGGGATTTTCTGAAGTCAGTGAGGTTGTTGGAGGCGCTGAAACTCCGGTTGCCGGTATTCTTCTCGGAATCCGCGGCGATATTTCCGGCTACATACTTTTCGTCCTTGAAGAGGGTGCAGCTAAAAAGCTGATTAATATGCTCATGGGCAAAAACCCTGATGAGGAAGTGGAATATAACGAAATAACCCTGTCGGCATTAAAAGAAGTGGGAAACATACTTACCGGATCTTATCTGTCTGCTATATCTACCCTTACCGGACTTTCCATAAAACCTGATATCCCTGATATTGCAATTGACATGGCCGGTGCGATACTGAGTGTTCCGGCAATTGAATTTGCAAAAACAACCGACAAAGTTTTGTATATTGAGACCGAATTTATTGAAGGAATGCACAGGGTTATCGGGGATTTCTTTCTTGTACCTGATACAGATTCATACCTGAAACTTTTAAATTCATTAGGAGCAATATGCTGA
- a CDS encoding chemotaxis protein CheD, with protein MAESNIIKVGMADLKHTFHPGVLVTLGLGSCVGIALYDTKTKMIGLAHIMLPWSEQAKNKANKAKFADTGIRLLLENMLKDGADKKNIVAKIAGGAQMFSYSSLSDMIRVGERNVEATKKVLKELNIPLIAEDTGGTHGRTIEFYSEDGRLMIKTIGFGVTYI; from the coding sequence ATGGCTGAAAGTAATATCATAAAGGTGGGAATGGCAGACCTGAAACACACTTTTCATCCGGGAGTATTGGTGACGCTGGGGCTTGGTTCCTGTGTCGGAATTGCACTGTATGATACAAAGACAAAAATGATCGGGCTTGCACATATTATGCTTCCTTGGTCGGAACAGGCAAAGAATAAGGCCAACAAAGCAAAATTTGCGGACACGGGAATAAGATTGCTTCTGGAGAATATGCTGAAAGACGGTGCTGACAAAAAAAATATTGTTGCGAAAATTGCCGGAGGAGCGCAGATGTTTTCATATTCTTCCCTTTCAGATATGATCAGGGTTGGGGAGCGGAATGTGGAGGCAACAAAAAAAGTTTTGAAGGAATTGAATATTCCGCTGATTGCCGAAGATACGGGCGGAACTCACGGAAGGACCATCGAGTTTTATTCCGAAGACGGCCGTTTGATGATTAAGACAATAGGTTTTGGAGTCACTTATATATAA
- a CDS encoding FliA/WhiG family RNA polymerase sigma factor, translating to MSSANQQRQQELWKKYYETRDPSIKQQLILEYTDIIKYVAGRLSIYFGSNVEYDDLVSYGIFGLIDAIDKFDINKGVKFETYASLRIRGAIIDSIRELDWAPRSLRKKSKDLEKVYAELENELGHAATDEQVASRMGISVEELNKTLQEVNMSTMISLEDYLEQNYETGLDAINENEDILPEKRIELMELKDILADSINKLPEKERMVVSLYYFEELTLKEISAIMKVSESRISQLHTKAILRMRAKLERQKYLLLGS from the coding sequence ATGTCTTCGGCCAATCAACAAAGACAGCAGGAATTATGGAAAAAGTACTATGAAACCAGGGATCCTTCCATTAAGCAGCAATTAATACTCGAATATACTGATATTATTAAATATGTGGCAGGAAGATTGAGTATATACTTCGGTTCGAACGTTGAATATGACGATCTTGTAAGTTACGGCATTTTTGGTTTGATCGACGCTATTGACAAATTTGATATAAATAAGGGAGTCAAATTTGAAACCTATGCTTCTTTAAGAATTCGGGGAGCGATTATTGACAGTATCCGTGAACTCGACTGGGCTCCGCGGTCGCTGCGGAAAAAAAGCAAAGACCTTGAAAAGGTATATGCCGAGCTGGAGAACGAATTAGGGCACGCGGCCACAGATGAACAGGTTGCATCAAGAATGGGAATATCGGTTGAGGAACTGAACAAAACACTTCAGGAAGTCAACATGTCGACAATGATTTCGTTGGAAGATTATCTTGAACAGAATTATGAAACCGGGCTTGACGCAATCAATGAAAATGAAGATATTCTACCCGAAAAAAGAATTGAATTGATGGAGCTTAAGGATATATTGGCCGATTCAATAAACAAATTGCCGGAAAAGGAACGAATGGTGGTTTCACTATATTATTTTGAAGAACTTACATTAAAGGAAATAAGCGCAATTATGAAGGTATCGGAATCCCGCATATCCCAGCTTCACACTAAAGCAATTTTAAGAATGCGTGCAAAACTGGAACGACAGAAATATTTATTACTTGGATCATAA
- a CDS encoding DUF342 domain-containing protein — MSSAGIGTSVKVSVSPDRMKAFILIKKSEQGENTPGINELLEELEKNGVVYGIKEDVLRKLAENPVYDQDVLIAEGLAPVHGENGRINFLIDINKEKKPVIMEDGSVNYRDLDYIVSAQKDQKICEVIPPTPGIDGINVMGSIIKAVSGKPARIVKGSNVYTSEDGLSFYSAINGQVKYENDKLSVFATYEVPADVDNSTGNINFVGSVFIRGNVLSGFTVEAGGDVEVFGVVEAATIKAGGNIILRRGMTGNNKGVLIAGGNIVARYIENSIVEAANDLKAEAIMHSDVKCGNRLELGGRKGLLVGGITRVGREIDAKVIGSYLATNTVIEVGVDPNVRERYKVVKAELSNLEENIRKTDQVIMLLQKLESIGRLTDEKKELLEKSLRSKVFYENKISEYREELVKLEEKLQMEAQGRIRVENYLYSGTKISIGSATMHVKETLQHCTLYKEGADIKIGAY; from the coding sequence ATGAGTTCCGCAGGAATAGGTACCTCTGTAAAAGTTTCGGTCAGTCCCGACAGAATGAAAGCCTTTATTTTAATTAAAAAGTCGGAGCAGGGAGAAAATACGCCGGGGATAAATGAGCTTTTGGAAGAACTGGAGAAGAATGGGGTTGTTTATGGCATTAAAGAAGATGTGTTGAGGAAACTGGCTGAGAACCCGGTTTATGATCAGGACGTACTTATAGCGGAAGGTTTGGCTCCTGTACATGGAGAAAACGGAAGAATCAATTTTTTGATTGATATTAACAAGGAAAAGAAACCCGTCATAATGGAAGACGGCAGTGTTAATTACAGGGATTTGGATTACATTGTCAGTGCACAGAAAGATCAGAAGATCTGTGAGGTTATTCCTCCCACTCCGGGAATAGACGGAATAAACGTAATGGGTTCGATAATAAAGGCTGTCAGCGGAAAACCGGCAAGGATAGTCAAAGGTTCCAATGTATATACGAGTGAAGACGGGTTAAGTTTTTATTCCGCCATAAACGGACAGGTAAAGTATGAAAACGATAAGCTGAGTGTATTCGCAACTTACGAGGTGCCGGCAGACGTTGATAATTCAACCGGGAATATTAATTTTGTCGGAAGCGTTTTTATTCGCGGCAATGTTTTATCAGGCTTTACTGTTGAAGCAGGAGGAGACGTTGAAGTTTTTGGAGTGGTTGAAGCTGCTACAATCAAGGCCGGCGGCAATATAATCCTCAGACGGGGAATGACGGGAAACAATAAGGGTGTTTTAATTGCAGGAGGTAACATAGTAGCGAGGTATATTGAAAACAGTATTGTAGAAGCGGCGAATGATCTGAAAGCCGAAGCGATCATGCATTCCGACGTCAAATGCGGTAACCGGCTTGAACTGGGTGGAAGAAAAGGCTTACTTGTAGGCGGAATCACGAGGGTAGGAAGGGAAATTGATGCAAAAGTAATAGGAAGCTACCTCGCAACAAATACCGTAATAGAAGTGGGCGTCGATCCCAATGTAAGAGAAAGATATAAAGTGGTTAAGGCCGAATTGTCAAATCTTGAGGAGAATATAAGAAAAACCGATCAGGTAATAATGCTGCTTCAGAAGCTTGAATCGATAGGAAGGCTGACCGACGAGAAAAAGGAACTGCTGGAAAAAAGCCTGCGTTCAAAAGTTTTCTATGAGAACAAAATTAGCGAATACAGGGAAGAACTGGTAAAGCTTGAGGAGAAACTTCAGATGGAAGCTCAGGGACGTATAAGGGTGGAGAACTATTTGTACAGCGGAACGAAGATTTCGATTGGTTCGGCTACTATGCATGTGAAAGAGACATTACAGCACTGTACATTATATAAAGAAGGTGCCGATATAAAGATTGGCGCATATTAA
- a CDS encoding DUF6115 domain-containing protein has product MKNVRGAGMEIFYICVILVGICIVFFALIWMAVEKKNARDYRLELDEREHELRQVIEDAEQLLNELNNFSGYIVDRLEEKQKSIEDLLARIDEKTGNLSNAEIIQPANNAVDDIKEPDKTEGENTPRSEEAYAGFLQGKKGKLISLDERKNEVIKLYKKGISSTEIARMLNMGKGEIELISRMCK; this is encoded by the coding sequence ATGAAAAATGTAAGGGGTGCGGGAATGGAGATTTTTTACATTTGCGTTATTCTGGTAGGGATTTGTATAGTTTTTTTTGCTTTAATCTGGATGGCGGTTGAGAAAAAGAATGCGCGGGATTACCGTTTGGAACTTGATGAGCGGGAACACGAGCTGCGGCAGGTGATTGAAGATGCTGAGCAATTGTTGAACGAACTGAATAATTTTTCGGGTTATATTGTTGATCGGCTTGAAGAAAAACAGAAAAGCATTGAAGATTTACTGGCAAGAATTGATGAAAAAACCGGAAATTTAAGTAACGCTGAGATTATCCAACCCGCGAATAACGCGGTTGACGATATTAAAGAACCGGATAAAACAGAGGGGGAAAATACCCCACGCTCTGAAGAAGCATACGCCGGTTTCCTTCAAGGAAAAAAGGGCAAGCTTATTTCATTGGACGAAAGAAAAAATGAAGTTATAAAGTTATACAAAAAAGGGATTAGCAGTACTGAAATCGCAAGAATGCTCAATATGGGAAAGGGCGAAATTGAACTTATTTCCCGCATGTGCAAGTAG
- a CDS encoding HD domain-containing protein, protein MNRIKKILHHKIYLDCLQKLKEFEKDREFCKHTLEHFIDVARIMYIMALENDDNIDKELIYAAGLLHDVGRVKEYENGTPHNIAGLDIIRKIMNDAGFYENEINQVLNAVENHRDENGGRDLLSKYLYEADKKSRNCFCCMAYDKCKWSEEEKNRSITK, encoded by the coding sequence ATGAATAGAATTAAAAAGATATTGCATCATAAAATCTACCTTGATTGTTTGCAAAAGCTTAAAGAGTTTGAAAAGGACAGAGAATTTTGCAAACATACATTAGAGCATTTTATTGATGTTGCAAGAATTATGTATATTATGGCCTTGGAAAATGATGATAATATTGATAAAGAGCTGATATATGCAGCAGGTTTGTTGCATGATGTGGGGAGAGTTAAAGAGTATGAAAACGGTACTCCTCATAATATAGCAGGACTGGACATTATTAGAAAAATAATGAACGATGCGGGTTTTTATGAAAATGAAATAAATCAGGTTTTAAATGCTGTTGAAAATCATAGAGATGAAAATGGCGGCAGAGATTTGTTGTCGAAATATTTGTATGAGGCTGATAAGAAATCGAGAAATTGTTTTTGTTGCATGGCTTACGATAAATGTAAGTGGAGTGAAGAAGAAAAGAATAGAAGCATTACAAAATGA